A window of the Thiomicrospira microaerophila genome harbors these coding sequences:
- the tolB gene encoding Tol-Pal system beta propeller repeat protein TolB, with protein MKVFDKVKSKFAVLLVASMSLFSIPIQASLVIEITDGVENALPIAVVPFQQQGSMRAPEDIAEIVQYNLRRSGRFAPLPENQLPSRPSNLENLVFENWQGLDIDHVIMGSIVSRPDGLFDVEVRVVDILRRQQVLGKRWRSIPRAQLRQVAHQMSDDIFFELTGIPGAFNTRLAYVTVRNQGDQRHYTLEVSDSDGHNPRPILRSRMPIMSPAWSPDGTKLAYVSFETGRSNVVVQHLDGSKREIVADFPGINSAPAWSPDGNSLALTLSKDGNADIFIMDMRTRVLRKVTRHWAIETEPSWAPDGQALYYNSDRRGQPQIFKMDLNSGQEDRVSFEGRYNANPVVSPNGRYLAMVHASNGFNIGLQDLYNGDFIVLTNTFLSESPSFAPNSDMLVYAMNRDGKGQLAIVSVRGRSSQVLRVADGQVREPAWGPRISQ; from the coding sequence ATGAAGGTGTTCGATAAAGTTAAGTCTAAATTTGCGGTTTTGTTAGTCGCAAGTATGTCACTGTTTTCTATCCCTATTCAAGCAAGTTTGGTTATTGAGATAACCGATGGTGTTGAAAACGCTTTACCTATTGCAGTAGTTCCATTTCAGCAGCAGGGTTCTATGAGGGCTCCGGAAGATATCGCTGAAATTGTTCAATATAATCTCAGACGGAGTGGTCGGTTTGCTCCGTTGCCTGAAAACCAGTTGCCCTCAAGACCCAGTAACCTGGAGAATCTTGTTTTCGAAAACTGGCAGGGGTTAGATATAGACCACGTTATTATGGGATCAATCGTAAGTAGGCCTGATGGTTTATTTGACGTTGAGGTCAGGGTTGTTGATATTCTTCGTCGGCAACAGGTTTTAGGTAAGCGCTGGCGAAGCATTCCTAGAGCTCAATTGCGACAAGTAGCACATCAGATGTCGGATGATATCTTTTTTGAGTTGACAGGTATTCCGGGCGCTTTTAACACACGGTTAGCTTATGTGACTGTTCGTAATCAAGGAGACCAGCGGCATTATACGCTAGAAGTTTCGGATTCTGATGGACATAATCCTAGACCGATATTACGATCAAGAATGCCAATTATGTCTCCTGCTTGGTCACCTGATGGTACTAAACTAGCTTATGTTTCGTTTGAAACAGGACGTTCCAATGTAGTGGTTCAGCATTTAGATGGATCGAAACGAGAAATCGTTGCTGATTTTCCAGGGATCAACAGTGCCCCGGCTTGGTCACCGGATGGAAACTCCTTAGCTTTAACCTTATCAAAAGATGGTAACGCAGATATATTCATCATGGATATGAGAACCCGTGTACTTCGAAAAGTAACTCGTCATTGGGCCATAGAAACAGAACCAAGTTGGGCACCTGATGGACAGGCGTTATATTACAATTCAGACCGACGCGGTCAACCGCAAATTTTTAAGATGGATCTAAATTCAGGACAAGAAGACAGAGTAAGTTTTGAAGGTAGATATAATGCTAATCCTGTCGTATCTCCGAATGGTCGTTATCTAGCGATGGTTCACGCTAGCAATGGATTTAATATCGGTTTACAAGACCTGTATAATGGTGATTTTATAGTACTGACTAATACTTTTTTGAGTGAGTCACCAAGCTTTGCACCCAACAGTGATATGCTGGTGTATGCTATGAACAGAGATGGAAAGGGGCAGTTGGCGATCGTTTCTGTCAGGGGGCGGTCGTCACAGGTGTTGCGGGTAGCCGATGGGCAGGTTAGGGAACCGGCTTGGGGTCCACGTATATCGCAATAA
- the tolA gene encoding cell envelope integrity protein TolA codes for MVAFTRRHPIAVLLALSLHLILGVLLTSEFFKSETHVVKVSNLQNETNDQSARLTQPLETFAVDRTLVQQQIDRIKAEEEAKRIEQQRLIEQAQASEARLAQTRREQEEQTRRAEQARRQADIERQRMEAERQRAAEEQRRAEEASRLAQEAERRRQEAERSVSRVAEEAEKRRQLAEQQAARITQEAERQRQAEERRLRELEALQREAQLQAQREAERQKQLQEEIKRQEAESQRMQAEALAARLQREQQQAEAERLRLVAEEEARQREVARQRELLSLRDSYISAISAKVRENWRTPADISDQAQCELAIVQERDGRVVSVRTENCNAQATAQFRQAAERAVYRASPLPRPAVDELFERNIRFVFKP; via the coding sequence ATGGTTGCTTTTACTCGACGCCATCCTATTGCCGTTTTATTAGCTTTAAGCCTGCATTTAATACTTGGCGTTTTACTGACCAGTGAGTTTTTTAAATCTGAAACTCATGTAGTGAAGGTGAGTAACTTACAGAATGAAACCAATGATCAATCCGCTAGGCTTACTCAACCTTTGGAAACTTTCGCGGTCGATCGTACATTAGTACAGCAGCAAATCGACAGAATTAAAGCTGAAGAAGAGGCCAAGCGTATAGAGCAACAGCGTCTTATTGAGCAGGCTCAAGCCAGTGAAGCACGTTTAGCTCAAACCCGGCGTGAGCAGGAAGAGCAAACGCGACGAGCAGAGCAAGCGCGTCGCCAAGCGGATATTGAACGTCAACGAATGGAGGCAGAGCGTCAGCGTGCTGCCGAGGAACAGCGGCGCGCTGAAGAAGCTAGCCGATTAGCACAGGAAGCAGAACGACGCCGGCAAGAAGCGGAAAGAAGTGTATCCAGAGTTGCTGAAGAGGCCGAAAAACGTCGCCAATTAGCTGAACAGCAAGCAGCAAGAATCACTCAAGAAGCAGAGCGTCAGCGACAAGCCGAGGAAAGAAGATTACGAGAACTTGAAGCACTGCAGCGTGAAGCTCAGTTGCAGGCACAACGTGAAGCAGAGCGTCAAAAGCAACTTCAAGAAGAAATCAAGCGCCAAGAGGCAGAGAGTCAGCGCATGCAGGCTGAAGCGCTTGCTGCAAGGTTACAGCGAGAGCAACAACAGGCGGAAGCAGAGCGGCTTCGTTTGGTTGCCGAAGAAGAAGCTCGTCAGCGTGAAGTTGCGAGGCAGCGTGAGTTGCTGAGTTTACGCGACTCCTATATCTCGGCTATTTCAGCAAAGGTTAGGGAAAATTGGCGAACTCCAGCAGATATATCTGATCAAGCGCAATGCGAATTGGCGATTGTACAAGAGCGTGATGGAAGGGTGGTTAGTGTACGCACTGAAAACTGTAATGCCCAGGCCACAGCGCAATTTAGACAAGCTGCAGAGCGTGCAGTTTACAGAGCTTCACCTTTGCCAAGGCCGGCAGTAGATGAGTTATTTGAACGCAACATACGATTTGTATTTAAACCATAA
- the ruvC gene encoding crossover junction endodeoxyribonuclease RuvC, with protein MKLTQRILGIDPGSRKTGFGIIESGRYHPVYLVSGVIRVEKLTPAERLKTIFNSIGQLIDQYQPSLMAIEKVFVHKNPSSAIKLGQARGVILCAASLKDLPIMEYTPTQVKSTIVGQGHASKDAVNFMIKQLLRLSENPQEDAADALACALCHDRYLSLGIDPEALSKGTRFS; from the coding sequence TTGAAACTTACGCAGCGGATTTTGGGCATTGATCCTGGATCAAGAAAAACCGGCTTTGGGATTATTGAGTCCGGTCGCTATCATCCGGTTTATTTGGTCAGTGGGGTGATTCGGGTTGAAAAGTTAACACCGGCTGAGCGACTTAAAACCATTTTTAATTCGATTGGTCAGTTAATTGATCAGTATCAACCCTCTTTGATGGCGATTGAAAAGGTATTTGTGCACAAGAATCCAAGTTCAGCGATTAAGCTAGGACAGGCTCGGGGTGTCATTTTGTGTGCGGCTTCTTTAAAAGATTTACCGATTATGGAATACACGCCGACACAGGTCAAAAGCACGATTGTCGGCCAGGGTCATGCCAGTAAAGACGCGGTTAATTTTATGATTAAGCAGCTGTTGCGTTTATCAGAAAATCCACAAGAAGACGCCGCGGATGCGCTGGCTTGTGCATTGTGTCATGATCGTTATTTATCACTGGGCATTGATCCAGAAGCCTTATCCAAGGGTACACGTTTTAGTTAG
- the aspS gene encoding aspartate--tRNA ligase, which produces MRTHYCGQVTEALIGQTVSVAGWVHRRRDHGGVIFIDLRDREGLVQVVVDPDTAEIFAKAEHLRSECVLRISGIVRARPEGTANANLTSGQIEMLAKELDVLSMAEPIPFQLDDKHISEEVRLKYRYIDLRREEMQKTLKLRYAVTRSMRNYLDNNGFIDMETPILTKSTPEGARDYLVPSRTHEHKFFALPQSPQLFKQLLMMSGFDRYYQITRCFRDEDLRADRQPEFTQLDIETSFMDENGVMGLMEGLTKTIFKEGIGVEFDYDFPQMTYADAIQKYGIDRPDLRIPLELVDVADLLQDIEFKVFAGPAKDPKGRVAALCVPGAGEMSRKEIDDYTKFVGIYGAKGLAYIKVNDIAAGIDGLQSPIVKFFPDQVMQILERVGAKDGDIVFFGADKAKIVNEALGALRVKIGEDRQMFTDKWKPVWVVDFPMFEEDEKTARVAAMHHPFTQPKATTEEILASKNPGQMLARAYDLVINGIEVGGGSVRIHDTNMQAAVFKLLGISDEDAAEKFGFLLNALKYGCPPHAGMAFGLDRLIMLMADRESIRDVIAFPKTQSAACLLTEAPGLVEMAQLRELNIRLNKKVAEASH; this is translated from the coding sequence ATGCGTACACATTATTGTGGTCAGGTAACAGAAGCACTCATTGGTCAAACCGTTAGCGTTGCGGGTTGGGTTCATCGTCGTCGTGACCATGGTGGCGTTATTTTTATAGACTTACGTGACCGCGAAGGTTTGGTGCAGGTGGTTGTGGATCCGGATACGGCAGAAATTTTTGCTAAGGCTGAGCATTTGCGTTCTGAATGTGTGTTGCGTATCAGCGGTATTGTTCGTGCCCGTCCGGAAGGCACGGCGAATGCCAATTTAACCTCAGGTCAAATTGAAATGTTGGCGAAAGAGCTGGATGTGCTCAGCATGGCAGAGCCGATTCCTTTCCAGTTGGATGACAAGCATATCAGTGAGGAAGTGCGTTTAAAGTACCGTTATATTGACTTGCGTCGTGAGGAAATGCAAAAAACCCTCAAGCTGCGTTATGCGGTAACTCGTTCAATGCGTAATTACTTGGATAATAACGGCTTTATTGATATGGAGACTCCTATTCTCACCAAGTCAACGCCTGAAGGTGCGCGTGATTATCTGGTACCTAGCCGTACCCATGAACATAAGTTTTTTGCGCTACCACAATCGCCGCAATTGTTTAAGCAGTTGTTAATGATGTCTGGCTTTGATCGTTATTATCAAATTACCCGTTGTTTCCGTGATGAGGATTTACGCGCGGATCGTCAACCTGAATTCACCCAGTTAGATATCGAGACCTCGTTTATGGATGAAAATGGGGTGATGGGGTTGATGGAAGGTTTGACCAAGACGATATTTAAAGAAGGCATTGGGGTCGAGTTTGATTATGATTTCCCGCAAATGACCTATGCCGATGCGATTCAAAAGTATGGCATTGATCGTCCAGACTTACGTATTCCGCTAGAGTTGGTTGATGTCGCTGATTTATTGCAAGACATCGAGTTTAAAGTATTTGCCGGACCGGCAAAAGATCCAAAAGGCCGTGTGGCGGCCTTATGTGTGCCAGGTGCGGGCGAAATGTCGCGTAAAGAAATCGACGATTACACCAAGTTTGTTGGTATTTACGGAGCCAAAGGTTTGGCCTATATCAAGGTAAATGATATTGCCGCCGGTATTGATGGCTTACAGTCGCCGATTGTGAAATTCTTCCCGGATCAAGTCATGCAGATTCTTGAGCGTGTTGGCGCTAAAGATGGTGATATTGTGTTCTTTGGTGCGGATAAAGCCAAAATCGTCAACGAAGCGCTAGGCGCATTGCGAGTTAAGATCGGTGAAGATCGTCAAATGTTCACCGATAAATGGAAGCCAGTATGGGTAGTCGATTTCCCGATGTTTGAGGAAGATGAAAAAACCGCGCGCGTTGCGGCGATGCATCATCCATTTACTCAGCCTAAAGCAACCACCGAAGAAATTTTAGCCTCGAAGAACCCAGGGCAAATGTTAGCGCGTGCCTATGACTTGGTGATTAACGGTATTGAAGTCGGCGGTGGTTCAGTGCGTATCCACGATACAAATATGCAGGCGGCCGTGTTTAAATTGTTAGGTATTAGCGACGAAGATGCGGCGGAGAAGTTTGGTTTCTTATTAAATGCGCTGAAATACGGTTGCCCTCCGCATGCGGGTATGGCGTTTGGTTTAGATCGTTTGATTATGCTGATGGCCGACCGTGAATCGATTCGTGATGTGATTGCTTTCCCGAAAACACAGTCAGCGGCCTGCTTATTAACCGAGGCACCAGGCCTGGTGGAAATGGCGCAGTTGCGTGAACTTAATATTCGTTTGAATAAAAAAGTCGCCGAAGCGAGCCATTGA
- the tolQ gene encoding protein TolQ: MYDHSMLDLVLMASPLVQAVMAILVFMSVSAWAVALAKSYQIRQAKRQADLFLEEFWESEDLSRLYKDLSMNESGDNQGLKAIFEAGFQEFVRLKNQGVQEANDLVSASHRAMKVVFSKESERLENRLPYLATVGSSAPYIGLFGTVIGVMHAFQGLSENTSATLSAVAPGIAEALLATGIGLFAAIPAVIFYNSLTNKTDKVLSNYEGFADEFLSILQRQAHLANKS; the protein is encoded by the coding sequence ATGTACGATCATTCGATGCTAGATTTAGTTTTAATGGCAAGCCCTTTGGTTCAGGCAGTTATGGCTATATTAGTTTTTATGTCAGTTTCAGCTTGGGCGGTTGCGTTAGCAAAAAGCTATCAGATTCGCCAGGCGAAGCGACAGGCTGACTTATTCTTAGAGGAATTTTGGGAGTCAGAGGACTTATCGCGTCTTTATAAAGATCTGTCGATGAATGAATCAGGCGATAATCAAGGATTAAAAGCTATTTTTGAAGCGGGTTTTCAAGAGTTTGTCCGACTAAAGAACCAAGGTGTTCAAGAAGCCAATGATCTAGTGTCTGCTTCACATCGAGCAATGAAGGTGGTTTTTAGCAAAGAATCAGAGCGTTTGGAGAATCGCCTTCCCTATTTAGCAACGGTAGGATCATCTGCTCCTTACATCGGTTTGTTTGGAACTGTAATAGGGGTGATGCACGCGTTTCAAGGTTTGAGTGAAAATACCAGTGCAACACTGTCAGCGGTTGCACCTGGGATTGCAGAGGCGTTGTTAGCAACCGGCATTGGGTTGTTTGCAGCCATTCCTGCCGTGATCTTCTACAACAGCTTAACCAATAAAACAGATAAGGTTTTAAGCAATTACGAAGGTTTTGCAGATGAGTTTTTGAGTATATTACAGCGTCAGGCACATCTGGCGAACAAATCATAA
- a CDS encoding YebC/PmpR family DNA-binding transcriptional regulator: protein MAGHSKWANIKHRKARQDAKKGKIFTKLIRELVVAAKAGGPYPEDNPRLRAAVDKALRENMKRDTIDKAIARGAGNQEGEDYEEIRYEGYAPAGVAIMVDCLTDNRNRTVGEVRHAFSKKGGNLGTDGSVGYMFNKQGLISFEPGLDEDALMEAAIEAGADDVQVSDDGSIDVVTPPEDLHRVLDGLSAAGFTAAEADLNMEADIKVSLDFDDAQKVMALIDMLEDLDDVQKVHTNLDISEDVMAQLMAAD, encoded by the coding sequence ATGGCAGGACATAGTAAATGGGCCAACATTAAACATCGTAAAGCCCGTCAAGATGCAAAAAAAGGCAAGATTTTTACAAAACTTATTCGTGAGTTAGTGGTTGCGGCTAAAGCCGGTGGGCCATACCCTGAAGATAATCCGCGTTTACGCGCTGCAGTGGATAAAGCCTTGCGTGAGAACATGAAGCGCGACACGATTGATAAGGCGATTGCGCGCGGTGCCGGAAATCAGGAGGGAGAAGATTACGAGGAAATTCGTTATGAAGGCTATGCGCCCGCTGGCGTGGCGATTATGGTGGATTGCTTAACTGATAATCGTAATCGTACTGTCGGTGAAGTGCGCCATGCCTTTTCTAAGAAGGGTGGTAATCTAGGCACGGATGGTTCAGTGGGCTATATGTTCAACAAGCAAGGTTTGATTAGTTTTGAACCAGGCCTGGATGAAGATGCGTTAATGGAAGCGGCGATTGAAGCCGGTGCAGATGATGTCCAGGTGAGTGATGATGGTAGTATCGATGTGGTTACACCGCCTGAAGATCTGCATCGCGTGCTGGACGGTCTTAGCGCAGCTGGCTTCACCGCGGCGGAAGCCGACTTGAATATGGAAGCAGATATTAAGGTGTCGCTAGATTTCGACGATGCGCAAAAAGTCATGGCGCTGATTGATATGCTTGAGGACTTGGATGATGTACAAAAGGTACATACTAACTTGGATATCAGCGAAGACGTTATGGCGCAATTGATGGCAGCGGATTAG
- a CDS encoding ExbD/TolR family protein → MQAGFRTARDKKRLMAEINVVPYIDVTLVLLIIFMVTAPIVQQAVTVQLPQAPEIIESSEASQPIKPFVITVTRDGQYKTSEAPDRVLTQVEITELVAEVVARTQLNDALPVYIQGDRDAPYGRVVHLFVVLKNNGVPNVSLLTEPEGV, encoded by the coding sequence ATGCAAGCAGGATTTCGAACCGCCCGTGATAAAAAACGCTTAATGGCAGAAATTAATGTTGTGCCCTATATTGACGTAACATTGGTACTGCTGATTATTTTTATGGTCACGGCTCCAATCGTTCAACAAGCGGTAACTGTTCAGTTACCTCAGGCACCAGAGATTATTGAATCTTCTGAAGCATCTCAACCCATTAAACCTTTTGTTATTACGGTTACGCGTGATGGTCAATATAAAACCAGTGAGGCTCCAGATCGAGTTCTAACACAGGTCGAAATTACCGAATTAGTTGCCGAAGTTGTAGCACGCACTCAACTAAATGATGCACTTCCTGTTTATATTCAAGGTGATCGAGACGCACCCTATGGTCGAGTTGTGCATCTATTTGTTGTGCTAAAAAATAACGGTGTACCTAATGTTTCGCTGCTCACTGAGCCGGAGGGGGTCTAA
- the ruvB gene encoding Holliday junction branch migration DNA helicase RuvB, giving the protein MIETDRIIGNQEQDDDLYALPKIRPQFMQDYIGQVAVREQLSMFIDAAKMRREHLDHVLLYGPPGLGKTTLANIVAQEMGATLRQTSGPVLDKPGDLAAILTRLEPNDVLFVDEIHRLSPIVEEILYPAMEDFQIDIVIGDGPAAHSVKIDVPPFTLVGATTRAGLLTSPLRDRFGIVQRLEFYTIEELTKIVTRSANILGISTDELGAREVAKRSRGTPRIANRLLRRVRDYAQVEGRGIIDQQIAMAALNLLDVDPLGLDKMDRRLLSVMISHYDGGPVGIDSMAAAVGEERGTIEDVLEPFLVQQGFLIRTPRGRVATKHAYHHLGIEFCEKE; this is encoded by the coding sequence ATGATTGAAACCGATCGTATTATCGGCAATCAAGAGCAGGATGATGATCTGTACGCCTTGCCGAAAATTCGTCCGCAATTTATGCAGGACTATATCGGCCAGGTTGCCGTGCGTGAACAATTAAGTATGTTTATTGATGCGGCAAAAATGCGTCGGGAACATTTGGATCATGTATTGCTTTATGGGCCACCAGGCCTGGGCAAAACTACGCTGGCGAATATTGTGGCGCAAGAAATGGGCGCGACCTTGCGGCAGACATCCGGACCGGTATTGGATAAGCCGGGTGACCTCGCCGCCATTCTCACCCGCTTAGAGCCGAATGATGTCTTATTTGTTGATGAAATTCACCGTCTTAGCCCGATTGTAGAGGAGATTCTTTATCCTGCAATGGAGGATTTTCAAATTGACATCGTTATTGGCGACGGACCCGCAGCGCACAGTGTTAAAATTGATGTTCCTCCCTTTACTTTGGTTGGGGCAACAACGAGAGCTGGGTTGCTAACATCGCCATTACGTGATCGTTTTGGTATAGTACAACGACTTGAGTTTTACACGATTGAAGAGTTGACAAAAATTGTTACCCGTTCTGCCAATATATTGGGGATTTCAACCGATGAATTGGGCGCGCGCGAGGTTGCTAAACGTTCGCGCGGGACGCCACGTATTGCTAATCGATTACTCAGAAGAGTTAGAGATTATGCTCAAGTTGAAGGGCGTGGAATTATAGATCAACAGATTGCGATGGCGGCATTAAATTTGCTTGACGTTGATCCTTTAGGGCTGGACAAAATGGATAGAAGACTTTTATCTGTCATGATCAGTCACTATGATGGAGGCCCTGTTGGAATAGACAGCATGGCCGCTGCAGTGGGTGAGGAACGTGGAACGATAGAAGATGTTCTAGAACCCTTCTTGGTTCAGCAAGGGTTTTTAATTAGAACACCGCGTGGTCGTGTGGCAACAAAACACGCATACCATCATCTCGGAATAGAATTTTGTGAAAAGGAATAA
- a CDS encoding DUF502 domain-containing protein, with translation MMILLKRYFIAGLLVLLPLWVTFEAIVFLVGLFDRSLHLVPMQYHPQVLLGFDIPGFGILVSLVIVLFTGMLVANILGNKLLHWWERFLSKIPLVRSIYTAVKQIVEAVVGTDEQTFQKVYLVQYPRHGLWTLAFQTSKSRGEAQAKTGVDQVINLFIPTTPNPTSGFFIMAPVQEVVELEMSVDDALKMVISGGVVVPPWLPKPNETEVELK, from the coding sequence ATGATGATCCTATTAAAACGTTATTTTATCGCTGGCTTATTGGTCTTGTTGCCTTTATGGGTGACGTTTGAAGCGATTGTTTTTTTAGTAGGTTTATTTGATCGTAGTCTTCATTTGGTACCCATGCAGTATCACCCACAGGTTCTTTTGGGATTTGATATACCCGGTTTTGGGATTTTAGTTTCTTTGGTTATCGTTTTATTCACTGGGATGCTGGTTGCTAATATTCTCGGCAATAAGCTGTTGCACTGGTGGGAAAGGTTTTTGTCTAAAATCCCGCTGGTACGCTCAATTTATACAGCGGTAAAACAAATTGTTGAAGCGGTCGTGGGTACCGATGAGCAGACCTTTCAAAAGGTTTATTTGGTGCAATACCCGCGTCATGGTTTATGGACTTTGGCTTTTCAAACGAGTAAAAGCCGAGGTGAAGCGCAAGCAAAAACAGGTGTTGATCAGGTGATTAATTTATTTATACCAACAACGCCTAACCCCACTTCAGGTTTTTTTATTATGGCACCGGTTCAAGAGGTGGTCGAGTTAGAGATGAGCGTCGATGATGCACTTAAGATGGTGATTTCCGGTGGGGTTGTGGTTCCGCCTTGGCTGCCTAAGCCAAATGAAACAGAAGTCGAATTGAAGTAA
- the ruvA gene encoding Holliday junction branch migration protein RuvA — MIGFLHGTIAFKQPPLIVLDVQGVGYEVEAPMSSFYALTDVGTQAKILTHMHVREDAMLLFGFATESERALFRELIKVSGIGAKMALAILSTHSVDEFCSHVHNADLAALTKIPGVGKKTAERLLIEMRDKLKGWHSISPSDKSTKLPQPGLVSNSILLSAQAALVSLGYKDVQAESLVKSVYQEGLTLEQVIKAALQQVRI; from the coding sequence ATGATAGGTTTTTTACATGGAACAATTGCCTTCAAGCAACCCCCTTTAATTGTGTTGGATGTTCAGGGGGTAGGGTATGAGGTTGAAGCACCTATGTCGAGTTTTTATGCCTTGACCGATGTGGGCACGCAAGCAAAAATTTTGACCCATATGCATGTGCGTGAGGATGCGATGCTGTTGTTTGGTTTTGCTACGGAGTCTGAACGCGCTTTGTTTCGTGAGCTGATTAAAGTCAGTGGCATTGGCGCAAAAATGGCTTTAGCGATTCTTTCAACCCACAGTGTTGATGAGTTTTGCTCACACGTGCATAACGCAGATTTAGCGGCCTTGACTAAAATACCGGGTGTTGGCAAAAAAACTGCAGAGCGTTTGTTAATTGAAATGCGCGATAAACTGAAAGGTTGGCATTCTATCAGTCCGAGTGATAAATCCACAAAACTTCCACAACCAGGCCTGGTATCTAATTCTATTCTTTTGTCAGCGCAAGCGGCTTTAGTGTCCTTAGGGTATAAGGATGTGCAGGCAGAGTCTTTAGTCAAATCCGTTTATCAGGAAGGTTTAACACTTGAACAGGTTATTAAAGCCGCCTTGCAGCAGGTCAGAATATGA
- the nadA gene encoding quinolinate synthase NadA gives MTASTQIPLQLAEKINQLAATAQPAPLVSAQDKTALVAEIKQLLKQHNAQIVAHYYVDAELQALAEETGGMVADSLEMANFGAQSDADILVVCGVRFMGETAKMLSPEKTVLMPDLNATCSLDVGCPAEDFARFCAAHPEHKVVVYANTSAEVKAIADWVVTSGNALQIVSHLKAQGEKIIWAPDQHLGAWIEKETGIEMLRWMGHCIVHDEFKAFELEQLKQQHPNAKVLVHPESAEAVVALADVVGSTKVLINAVQTMPDTQFIVATDHGIFYKMRQLAPNKQLIVAPTDSKTTQCISCAHCPWMAMNGLHKVADCLKKQDQTIEINEAVRLKALVSLQRMLDFSRAQGLVAKR, from the coding sequence ATGACCGCTTCAACCCAAATACCCTTGCAGCTGGCTGAAAAGATTAATCAACTGGCCGCGACGGCGCAACCTGCACCCTTGGTTTCGGCACAAGATAAAACGGCGTTGGTGGCTGAAATTAAGCAGTTGTTAAAACAGCATAATGCGCAAATAGTTGCGCATTATTATGTTGATGCTGAGTTGCAGGCGCTCGCGGAAGAAACCGGCGGTATGGTGGCCGATTCGTTAGAAATGGCGAATTTCGGTGCTCAGTCCGATGCCGATATTTTGGTGGTTTGCGGTGTCAGATTTATGGGTGAAACGGCGAAAATGCTAAGCCCTGAAAAAACCGTGTTGATGCCGGATTTAAATGCCACTTGTTCTTTAGATGTGGGTTGTCCGGCCGAAGATTTTGCGCGATTTTGTGCAGCGCATCCCGAGCATAAGGTGGTGGTCTATGCCAATACCAGTGCGGAGGTTAAAGCGATTGCGGATTGGGTGGTGACTTCAGGTAATGCATTGCAGATAGTGAGCCATCTTAAGGCGCAGGGTGAGAAAATCATCTGGGCACCGGATCAACATTTGGGCGCGTGGATTGAAAAAGAAACCGGCATTGAAATGTTGCGCTGGATGGGGCACTGTATCGTGCATGACGAGTTTAAGGCTTTCGAGCTTGAGCAACTTAAACAACAACATCCGAATGCGAAGGTATTGGTTCACCCAGAATCCGCAGAGGCGGTGGTCGCGCTGGCCGATGTGGTGGGTTCAACCAAGGTGTTGATTAATGCAGTGCAAACCATGCCGGATACGCAATTTATTGTGGCCACGGATCATGGTATTTTTTACAAGATGCGTCAGCTAGCACCCAATAAGCAACTGATTGTTGCGCCCACCGATTCAAAAACAACGCAGTGTATCAGTTGTGCGCATTGTCCTTGGATGGCAATGAATGGCTTACATAAGGTGGCCGATTGCTTGAAAAAACAGGATCAAACCATCGAAATTAATGAAGCGGTTCGGCTTAAAGCGCTGGTGTCGTTACAACGTATGTTGGATTTTTCACGTGCTCAGGGTTTGGTGGCAAAACGTTAG